The proteins below come from a single Fusobacterium nucleatum genomic window:
- a CDS encoding BamA/OMP85 family outer membrane protein — translation MKKILIALLFVISLTSFSTMVNLPIKSIEVVNNQQVPASLIKNTLKLKEGTKFSTEALLADFNALKETGYFEDVILQPTSYNGGVRIVVDVVEKENVVDLLKEKGVAVNTLREDTDKSIVISSVKFIGNSRVTTSELLDITQLKAGEYFSRSRVEDAQRRLLATGKFSEVKPDAQVANGKMALSFEVVENPIVKSIVITGNHAIPTSTIMSALTTKPGSVQNYNNLREDRDKILGLYQAEGYTLVNITDMSTDENGTLRISIVEGIVRKIEVKKMVTKQKGNRRTPNDDVLKTKDYVIDREIEIQPGKIFNVKEYDATVDNLMRLGIFKNVKYEARSIPGDPEGIDLILLIDEDRTAELQGGVAYGSETGFLGTLSLKDSNWRGKSQEFGFTFEKSNKNYTGFALDFYDPWIKDTDRVSWGWGAYKTNYGDEDSELFHEIDTVGFRVNIGKGLWKDFRLSIGTKVEYIKEKHQDGRLRQANNGKWYYKDSKNKWHEIEGVDDKYWLWSIYPYISYDTRNNYLNPTSGLYGKFQIEVGHAGGYKAGNFGNVTLELRAYHKGLFKKNTFAYKVVGGVASNSTKESQKFWVGGGNSLRGYDGGFFRGSQKLVATIENRTQINDIIGFVVFADAGRAWKQNGRDPSYTRDNSHFGHNIGTTAGVGIRLNTPIGPLRFDFGWPVGNKMDDDGMKFYFNMGQSF, via the coding sequence ATGAAAAAAATATTAATTGCATTATTGTTTGTAATTAGTTTAACATCATTCTCAACGATGGTCAACTTGCCAATTAAGAGTATTGAGGTTGTAAATAACCAGCAAGTCCCAGCTAGCTTAATAAAGAATACTTTAAAGCTAAAAGAGGGAACAAAGTTTTCAACAGAGGCTTTATTAGCTGACTTCAATGCCTTAAAAGAAACAGGTTATTTTGAAGATGTAATTCTTCAACCGACTTCTTATAATGGTGGGGTAAGAATAGTTGTAGATGTTGTTGAAAAAGAAAATGTTGTAGATTTATTGAAAGAAAAAGGTGTTGCAGTAAATACATTGAGAGAAGATACAGATAAATCAATTGTAATCTCATCAGTAAAATTTATTGGAAACAGTAGAGTTACTACATCAGAACTTTTAGATATTACACAATTAAAAGCAGGAGAGTATTTTTCAAGAAGTAGAGTTGAAGATGCTCAAAGAAGATTATTAGCTACTGGAAAATTTTCAGAAGTTAAACCAGATGCACAAGTAGCAAATGGAAAAATGGCTTTATCATTTGAAGTAGTTGAAAATCCAATAGTAAAAAGTATAGTGATTACTGGAAATCATGCTATACCAACAAGTACTATTATGTCAGCATTGACTACTAAACCTGGTTCAGTTCAAAACTATAATAATCTAAGAGAAGACAGAGATAAAATTTTAGGATTATACCAAGCAGAAGGGTATACTTTAGTAAATATTACAGATATGTCAACTGATGAAAATGGAACTTTACGTATCTCAATAGTTGAAGGTATTGTAAGAAAAATTGAAGTAAAAAAAATGGTAACAAAACAAAAGGGTAATAGAAGAACACCTAATGATGATGTTTTGAAAACAAAAGATTATGTAATAGACAGAGAAATAGAAATACAACCTGGAAAAATATTTAATGTTAAAGAATATGATGCAACAGTTGATAATTTAATGAGACTGGGAATATTTAAAAATGTTAAATATGAAGCTAGATCAATTCCAGGAGATCCAGAAGGAATAGATTTAATACTTTTAATAGATGAAGATAGAACAGCTGAATTACAAGGTGGAGTTGCTTATGGTTCTGAAACTGGTTTTTTAGGGACTTTATCATTAAAAGATAGTAACTGGAGAGGAAAAAGTCAAGAGTTTGGTTTTACATTTGAAAAATCAAATAAAAATTATACAGGTTTTGCTTTAGATTTCTACGATCCTTGGATAAAAGATACAGATAGAGTATCTTGGGGTTGGGGAGCTTATAAAACAAATTATGGTGATGAAGATAGTGAATTATTCCATGAAATAGATACAGTAGGTTTTAGAGTTAATATAGGTAAAGGATTATGGAAGGACTTTAGACTTAGTATAGGAACAAAAGTTGAATATATAAAAGAAAAACATCAAGATGGAAGATTAAGACAAGCAAATAATGGAAAATGGTACTATAAAGATAGTAAAAATAAGTGGCATGAAATAGAAGGTGTAGACGATAAATACTGGTTATGGAGTATATATCCTTATATCAGTTATGATACAAGAAATAATTATCTAAATCCTACATCAGGATTATATGGAAAATTCCAAATTGAAGTTGGACATGCAGGTGGATATAAAGCTGGAAACTTTGGAAATGTAACTTTAGAACTTAGAGCATATCATAAAGGATTATTTAAAAAGAATACATTTGCTTACAAAGTTGTAGGTGGAGTAGCTTCTAATAGTACAAAAGAAAGCCAAAAATTCTGGGTTGGTGGAGGAAATTCACTAAGAGGATATGATGGAGGTTTCTTTAGAGGAAGTCAAAAGCTTGTAGCAACTATTGAAAACAGAACTCAAATTAATGATATTATAGGTTTTGTTGTGTTTGCAGATGCAGGTAGAGCATGGAAACAAAATGGAAGAGATCCTAGTTATACAAGAGATAACAGTCATTTTGGACATAATATAGGGACAACTGCTGGGGTTGGAATTAGACTTAATACTCCAATTGGACCATTGAGATTTGACTTTGGTTGGCCAGTAGGAAATAAAATGGATGATGATGGAATGAAATTCTATTTCAATATGGGACAATCATTCTAA
- a CDS encoding OmpH family outer membrane protein: protein MKKLLLIASVLFATSAFAEKVGVVDSQRAFFQFSETKKAQQSLESQAKKVENEARQKEVALQKEYVALQAKGDKLTDAEKKAFEKKSQDFQAFLNSSQDKLNKDQMAKLKRIEDVYVKALKKVAADGKYDYIFEAEALKIGGEDITDRVLKEMETLKK from the coding sequence ATGAAAAAATTATTATTAATAGCAAGTGTTTTATTCGCAACATCGGCATTTGCTGAAAAAGTAGGAGTAGTAGATAGCCAAAGAGCTTTCTTCCAATTCTCTGAAACTAAAAAGGCTCAACAATCTTTAGAAAGTCAGGCTAAAAAAGTAGAAAATGAAGCTAGGCAAAAAGAAGTTGCACTACAAAAAGAATATGTTGCACTACAAGCTAAGGGAGATAAATTAACAGATGCTGAAAAGAAAGCATTTGAAAAGAAATCTCAAGATTTTCAAGCTTTTTTAAACTCATCACAAGATAAGTTAAATAAAGACCAAATGGCTAAATTAAAGAGAATTGAAGATGTGTATGTAAAAGCTCTTAAAAAAGTAGCAGCAGATGGAAAATATGATTATATTTTTGAAGCAGAAGCATTAAAAATAGGTGGAGAAGATATAACAGATAGAGTATTAAAAGAAATGGAAACATTAAAGAAATAA
- the lpxD gene encoding UDP-3-O-(3-hydroxymyristoyl)glucosamine N-acyltransferase produces the protein MEYRVTDIITLLNAEYKGEVIEKVSKLSPFFHSDEKSLTFAADEKFLKNLSQTKAKVIIVPDINLPLIEGKGYIVVKDSPRVIMPKLLHFFSRTLKKIEKMREDTAKIGENVDIAPNVYIGHNVVIGNNVKIFPNVTIGEGAIIGEGTVIYSNVSIREFVEIGKNCVIQPGAVIGSDGFGFVKVNGNNTKIDQIGTVIVEDEVEIGANTTIDRGAIGDTIIKKYTKIDNLVQIAHNDIIGENCLIVSQVGIAGSTTIGNNVTLAGQVGVAGHLEIGDNTVIGAQSGIAGNVEANKILSGHPLVDHREDMKIRVAMKKLPELLKRVKALEEKK, from the coding sequence ATGGAATATAGAGTAACTGATATCATAACTCTTCTTAACGCTGAATATAAAGGAGAGGTTATAGAAAAAGTTTCTAAACTTTCTCCTTTTTTTCATTCAGATGAGAAGAGTTTAACATTTGCAGCAGATGAAAAATTTTTAAAGAATTTATCTCAGACAAAAGCAAAAGTAATTATAGTCCCAGATATTAATCTACCATTGATAGAGGGAAAAGGCTATATAGTTGTAAAAGATAGCCCAAGAGTGATAATGCCTAAACTTTTACACTTTTTTAGTAGAACTTTAAAGAAAATTGAAAAAATGAGAGAAGATACTGCTAAAATTGGTGAAAATGTTGATATTGCTCCTAATGTATATATAGGACATAATGTAGTTATTGGAAATAATGTAAAAATTTTTCCTAATGTAACTATCGGAGAAGGAGCAATAATTGGAGAAGGAACAGTAATTTATTCCAATGTAAGTATAAGAGAATTTGTAGAAATAGGTAAAAATTGTGTAATACAACCAGGAGCTGTAATTGGCTCTGATGGTTTTGGTTTTGTAAAAGTAAATGGAAATAATACTAAGATAGACCAAATAGGTACTGTTATAGTTGAAGATGAAGTTGAAATTGGAGCAAATACAACTATTGATAGAGGAGCTATTGGAGATACTATCATAAAAAAATATACAAAGATTGATAATTTAGTACAAATAGCTCATAATGATATTATAGGGGAAAATTGTTTAATAGTATCACAAGTTGGAATAGCAGGAAGTACAACAATAGGAAATAATGTTACTTTGGCAGGGCAAGTTGGAGTAGCAGGACATCTTGAAATTGGGGATAACACTGTGATAGGAGCTCAATCTGGAATAGCTGGAAATGTTGAAGCTAATAAAATACTATCAGGACACCCACTTGTTGACCATAGAGAAGATATGAAAATAAGAGTTGCTATGAAAAAACTTCCAGAGCTTTTAAAAAGAGTAAAGGCATTAGAAGAAAAGAAATAA
- the glpQ gene encoding glycerophosphodiester phosphodiesterase yields MKLKNCLVLLGILLSTALFSAHNGKIVIAHRGASGYLPEHTLESKALAFAQQADYLEQDLAMSKDGRLIVIHDHFLDGLTDVAKKFPNRKRADGRYYVIDFTWAELQTLEMTENFTTKDGKQVAVYPNRFPLWKSDFKLHTFEDEIEFIQGLEKSTGKKVGIYPEIKAPWFHHQNGKDIAKATLEVLKKYGYTKKSDMVYLQTFDYNELKRIKTELMPKMGMNLKLVQLVAYNDWHETEEKDKNGKWVNYDYDWMFKDGAMKEIAKYADGVGPGWYMLIDDKNSKVGNIVYTPMVKDIATTKMELHPYTVRKDALPEFFTDVNQMYDALFNKAGATGLFTDFPDLGVQFLENQKNKK; encoded by the coding sequence ATGAAGTTAAAAAATTGCTTAGTTTTGTTAGGAATTTTATTAAGTACGGCATTATTTTCTGCTCACAATGGGAAAATAGTTATTGCTCATAGAGGAGCATCAGGCTATTTACCTGAGCATACTTTGGAATCAAAAGCATTGGCATTTGCTCAACAGGCAGATTATCTTGAACAAGATTTAGCTATGTCAAAAGATGGAAGATTAATAGTAATTCATGACCATTTCCTAGATGGTTTAACAGATGTTGCCAAAAAATTTCCAAATAGAAAAAGAGCTGATGGAAGATACTATGTAATTGATTTTACTTGGGCAGAGTTACAAACATTAGAAATGACTGAGAATTTTACTACAAAAGATGGAAAACAAGTAGCTGTTTATCCAAATCGTTTCCCTCTTTGGAAATCAGATTTTAAATTGCATACTTTTGAAGATGAAATTGAATTTATCCAAGGTTTAGAAAAATCAACTGGAAAGAAAGTTGGAATTTATCCTGAAATTAAAGCACCTTGGTTCCATCATCAAAATGGAAAGGATATTGCAAAAGCAACTCTTGAAGTTTTGAAAAAATATGGATATACTAAAAAATCAGATATGGTTTACTTACAAACATTTGACTATAATGAATTAAAAAGAATCAAAACAGAACTTATGCCAAAAATGGGAATGAATTTAAAATTAGTTCAACTTGTGGCATACAATGATTGGCATGAAACAGAAGAAAAAGATAAAAATGGTAAATGGGTAAACTATGATTATGATTGGATGTTTAAAGATGGAGCAATGAAAGAAATTGCTAAATATGCTGATGGTGTTGGACCAGGTTGGTATATGCTAATTGATGACAAAAATTCAAAAGTTGGAAATATAGTTTACACTCCTATGGTAAAAGATATTGCAACTACTAAGATGGAATTACACCCTTATACTGTAAGAAAAGATGCTTTACCTGAATTTTTTACAGATGTTAATCAAATGTATGATGCTTTATTCAATAAGGCTGGAGCAACTGGATTATTTACAGATTTCCCTGATTTAGGAGTACAATTTTTAGAAAATCAAAAAAATAAGAAATAA
- a CDS encoding type II toxin-antitoxin system Phd/YefM family antitoxin has product MIATNYSEVRNNLKTYCDKATKDYETIIITRKNNENVVLMSEEKYNNLMENLYIMSNKDYYNELVRRKKEIEKGNYAEHDLIEVD; this is encoded by the coding sequence ATGATAGCAACTAATTATTCTGAGGTTAGAAATAATTTGAAGACTTATTGTGATAAGGCAACTAAGGACTATGAAACTATTATTATTACAAGAAAAAATAATGAAAATGTTGTTTTAATGAGTGAAGAAAAATATAACAATCTTATGGAAAACCTTTATATCATGTCTAATAAGGATTATTATAATGAACTTGTAAGAAGAAAAAAAGAAATAGAAAAAGGGAATTATGCAGAACATGATTTAATAGAGGTAGATTAA
- a CDS encoding Txe/YoeB family addiction module toxin: MKIIWNDKAWEEYVEWQTIDRKIVKKINELIKDIQKNGNEGIGKPELLQHELSGYWSRRITEKHRLIYFITENQLVIIGCSGHYK, encoded by the coding sequence ATGAAAATAATTTGGAATGATAAAGCATGGGAAGAATATGTAGAATGGCAAACAATAGATAGAAAAATTGTAAAAAAAATAAATGAGTTAATAAAAGATATTCAAAAAAATGGAAATGAAGGAATAGGGAAACCTGAGCTTTTACAACATGAATTAAGTGGTTATTGGAGTAGACGGATTACAGAAAAACATAGATTAATTTATTTTATAACAGAAAATCAATTGGTTATAATTGGCTGTTCAGGACATTATAAGTAA
- a CDS encoding DHH family phosphoesterase, producing MADILCDTRLKSEEAPKVIILTHGDADGLVSAMIVKAFEELQNKNKTFLIMSSMDVTLEQTDKTFEYICKYTSLGSKDRVYILDRPIPSIEWLKMKYLAYTNVINIDHHLTNNPTIYKDECCCDDIYFYWNDKLSAAYLTLEWFKPLIEKGENYKKLYEKLEPLAEATSCWDIFTWKNLGKSPKEVLLKKRALSINSAEKMLGTVAFYNFITKKLGCENYTEEIFNYFFLLDEAYNLKIDNLFDFAKRVISDFDYKGSKIGVIYGIDGDYQSIIADKILFDKKMDYEVVAFLSVHGTVSFRSKNNIDVSDIAKKLGMMLGYSGGGHKHASGCRICDKDEMKKKMMEIFEHSMNKIKIL from the coding sequence ATGGCTGATATTTTATGTGATACTAGGTTAAAATCAGAAGAAGCACCCAAAGTTATTATTTTAACTCATGGAGATGCTGATGGTCTGGTTTCAGCTATGATAGTCAAAGCTTTTGAAGAGTTACAAAATAAAAATAAAACTTTTTTAATTATGAGTAGTATGGATGTTACATTGGAGCAAACAGATAAAACTTTTGAATATATCTGTAAATATACATCTTTGGGCTCAAAGGATAGGGTGTATATTTTAGATAGACCTATTCCAAGCATAGAATGGTTAAAAATGAAGTATTTAGCGTATACCAATGTTATAAATATAGATCATCATTTAACTAATAATCCAACAATATACAAAGATGAGTGTTGTTGTGATGATATATACTTCTATTGGAATGATAAATTAAGTGCAGCATATTTGACTTTGGAATGGTTTAAACCTTTAATAGAAAAGGGTGAGAATTATAAGAAATTGTATGAAAAATTAGAGCCACTTGCAGAGGCTACTTCTTGTTGGGATATTTTTACTTGGAAAAATTTAGGAAAAAGTCCAAAAGAAGTTTTATTAAAAAAGAGAGCCTTATCAATTAATTCAGCAGAAAAAATGTTAGGAACAGTAGCTTTCTATAATTTTATTACTAAAAAGTTAGGTTGTGAAAATTATACAGAAGAGATTTTTAATTACTTTTTTCTTTTAGATGAAGCATATAATTTAAAAATTGATAATTTATTTGATTTTGCCAAAAGAGTGATAAGTGATTTTGATTATAAAGGCAGTAAAATTGGAGTAATTTATGGAATAGATGGAGATTATCAATCAATAATTGCAGATAAAATTTTGTTTGATAAAAAAATGGATTATGAAGTAGTTGCTTTTTTAAGTGTGCATGGAACAGTATCTTTTAGAAGTAAAAATAATATAGATGTAAGTGATATTGCTAAAAAATTAGGTATGATGTTAGGTTATTCAGGTGGAGGACACAAGCATGCCTCTGGTTGTAGAATATGTGATAAAGACGAAATGAAAAAGAAGATGATGGAAATTTTTGAACATTCAATGAATAAGATAAAAATTTTATAG
- the truA gene encoding tRNA pseudouridine(38-40) synthase TruA, with protein MGRKNIKIEFRYDGSRYYGFQRQPNKITVQGEIEKVLRIVTKEEINLISAGRTDRGVHANHQVSNFYTSSNIPIEKYKYLLTRALPNDIDILSVEEVDENFNSRHNAKMREYVYIISWEKNPFEARYCKFVKDKIDVEKLEKIFSDFIGIHDFKNFRLSDCVSKVTMREIYQIEVKYFGESKIKIYIKGSAFLKSQVRIMVGTALEIYYGRLPENHIRLMLNDFTKEYKKNLVEAEGLYLNKIEY; from the coding sequence ATGGGAAGAAAGAATATAAAAATTGAGTTTAGATATGATGGAAGTAGATATTATGGTTTTCAAAGACAACCTAATAAAATAACGGTTCAAGGAGAAATTGAGAAAGTTTTAAGAATTGTTACAAAAGAAGAAATAAATTTAATATCTGCTGGTAGAACAGATAGAGGAGTTCATGCCAATCATCAAGTTTCTAATTTTTATACTTCTTCTAATATTCCAATAGAAAAATATAAGTATCTTTTAACAAGAGCTTTACCTAATGATATAGATATATTATCAGTTGAAGAAGTAGATGAAAATTTTAATTCAAGGCACAATGCAAAAATGAGAGAATATGTCTATATCATATCTTGGGAAAAAAATCCTTTTGAAGCAAGATATTGTAAATTTGTAAAAGATAAAATTGATGTAGAAAAGTTAGAAAAAATATTTTCTGATTTTATAGGTATACATGATTTTAAAAATTTCAGATTAAGTGATTGTGTAAGTAAGGTAACTATGAGGGAAATCTACCAAATAGAAGTAAAATATTTTGGAGAGAGTAAGATTAAAATATATATTAAGGGAAGTGCATTTTTAAAATCCCAAGTAAGAATAATGGTTGGAACTGCACTTGAAATATATTATGGAAGATTGCCAGAAAATCATATAAGACTTATGCTCAATGATTTTACAAAGGAATATAAGAAAAATCTTGTTGAGGCAGAAGGACTTTATTTGAATAAAATTGAATATTAG
- a CDS encoding ShlB/FhaC/HecB family hemolysin secretion/activation protein — MYRKIILVFLSMFSLSYAVDDIDIEKRRQEQQNFDELIRNQNFLTPQNIGKNEQKNLILNVNSINLEGNTIFEDFQINAILRKYIGGDKNIYTLINELENKYIESGYVTTKVGLNMEKSNFESGDISFFILEGKIDKVFYDGKENKFKTFITFSQRKNNILNIRGLDQGIDNLGDNSKMDIKASDRNGYSNIYIKRDNKPISFGVNYNDLGQHDTSRHRLRYFLNTHNIFGLNESLDFSYQNKLQRQYKERDTKGRTYKATGKTENQTFAIRKMLHRNENHKIDIGDRYDNFRRF; from the coding sequence GTGTATAGAAAAATAATTTTAGTATTTTTGTCTATGTTTTCTTTGTCTTATGCTGTTGATGATATAGATATAGAAAAAAGAAGACAAGAACAGCAAAATTTTGATGAATTAATAAGAAATCAAAATTTTTTAACTCCTCAAAATATTGGCAAAAATGAGCAAAAGAATTTAATATTAAATGTAAATTCTATTAATTTAGAAGGAAATACAATATTTGAAGATTTTCAGATAAATGCTATTTTAAGAAAATATATAGGTGGAGATAAAAATATCTATACCCTGATAAATGAATTAGAAAATAAATACATTGAAAGTGGATATGTTACTACAAAAGTTGGACTTAATATGGAAAAATCCAATTTTGAAAGTGGTGATATATCTTTTTTTATTTTAGAAGGAAAAATAGATAAAGTTTTCTATGATGGGAAGGAGAATAAGTTTAAGACCTTTATAACATTTTCACAGAGGAAAAATAATATTTTAAATATTAGAGGTTTAGATCAAGGAATTGATAATCTTGGCGACAATTCAAAGATGGATATAAAAGCCAGTGATAGAAATGGGTATAGCAACATATATATTAAAAGAGATAATAAGCCAATAAGTTTTGGAGTAAACTATAATGATTTAGGACAACATGATACTTCAAGACATAGGCTTAGATATTTTTTAAATACTCATAATATATTTGGATTGAATGAGAGTTTAGATTTTTCTTATCAAAATAAACTACAAAGACAATATAAAGAAAGAGATACTAAAGGAAGAACATATAAAGCAACAGGAAAAACAGAAAATCAGACATTTGCTATAAGAAAAATGTTACATAGGAATGAAAATCATAAAATAGATATAGGAGATAGATATGATAACTTTAGAAGATTTTAA
- a CDS encoding DUF2247 family protein, which yields MITLEDFKNNNLKINWKVIDIGCLGSKIFKNELSYDDIINFSLEKFDEKNKLILRIISSDRDEYQEMAYLVQELANIEKSEYKLAFEKWKLVYVKKNFPKLNKNIIQGLIELNELWFRLDFPEDSPYTLQGVKNNISPQEYYTEENYIYLYNKHLNWIRDKSNYLNGK from the coding sequence ATGATAACTTTAGAAGATTTTAAAAATAATAATTTAAAAATTAACTGGAAAGTAATTGATATTGGATGTTTAGGAAGTAAAATTTTTAAAAACGAATTAAGCTATGATGATATAATAAATTTTTCACTAGAAAAATTTGATGAAAAAAATAAATTAATTCTAAGAATAATATCAAGCGATAGAGATGAGTATCAAGAAATGGCTTATTTAGTTCAAGAACTTGCTAATATAGAAAAATCAGAATATAAATTAGCATTTGAAAAATGGAAATTAGTATATGTAAAGAAAAATTTTCCAAAATTAAATAAAAATATTATACAAGGGCTTATAGAGTTAAATGAACTTTGGTTTAGATTAGATTTTCCAGAAGATAGTCCTTATACTCTTCAAGGAGTAAAAAATAATATTTCTCCACAAGAATATTATACTGAAGAAAATTATATATATTTGTATAATAAGCATTTAAATTGGATTAGAGATAAAAGTAATTACTTAAATGGGAAATAA
- the pth gene encoding aminoacyl-tRNA hydrolase produces MKVVIGLGNPGKKYEKTRHNMGFLAVDSLRKKLNINDEREKFQALVSEKNINGEKVIFFKPQTFMNLSGNAIIEIINFYKLDPKKDIIVIYDDMDLSFGDIRIREKGSSGGHNGIKSIISHIGEEFIRIKCGIGTKEKDAIEYVLGEFNQTEQKNLDEILENIDNCIIEMLNVQNLDRIMQKYNKKKEKLK; encoded by the coding sequence ATGAAAGTTGTTATTGGTTTAGGAAATCCAGGAAAAAAATATGAAAAGACACGGCATAATATGGGTTTTTTAGCTGTGGATAGTTTAAGAAAAAAATTAAATATAAATGATGAAAGAGAAAAATTTCAAGCTCTTGTCAGTGAAAAAAATATAAATGGAGAGAAAGTTATATTTTTTAAGCCCCAGACCTTTATGAATTTAAGTGGAAATGCTATTATAGAGATTATAAATTTCTATAAATTAGATCCTAAAAAAGATATTATTGTTATTTATGATGATATGGACTTATCTTTTGGAGATATTAGAATTAGGGAAAAAGGCAGTTCAGGTGGACACAATGGGATAAAATCTATAATTTCTCATATAGGAGAAGAATTTATCAGAATAAAGTGTGGAATAGGTACAAAAGAAAAAGATGCTATTGAATATGTCTTAGGAGAGTTTAATCAGACTGAACAAAAAAACTTAGATGAAATTTTAGAAAACATTGATAACTGTATTATAGAAATGCTAAATGTTCAAAATTTAGATAGAATTATGCAGAAGTATAATAAGAAAAAAGAAAAACTAAAATAA
- the rsxC gene encoding electron transport complex subunit RsxC has protein sequence MTFFGFRGGVHPPENKIQTEHLPIEKLESPDEIFVPLLQHIGAPLNPLVNVGDRVLKGQKIGDAEGLAVPVHSPVSGTVTKIESRIFPLTGKVMTIFIENDKKEEWAELSKIENWEEADKKALLDIIREKGIVGIGGATFPTHVKLNPPPNTKLDSLILNGAECEPYLNSDNRLMLENPKSIVEGIKIIKKILNVPDVYVGIEDNKPEAIESMRKATEGTGINIVPLKTKYPQGGEKQLIKSILNRQVPSGQLPSAVGVVVQNTGTAAAIYEAVVNGKPLIEKVVTVSGKAIKNPKNLKVAIGTPFSYILDHCGINREEMARLVMGGPMMGLAQMTEDATVIKGTSGLLALTNEEMRPYKTKSCISCSKCVSACPMGLAPLMFDRLAAAKEYEAMAGHNLMDCIECGSCAYICPANRPLAEAIKTGKAKLRAKKK, from the coding sequence ATGACATTTTTTGGTTTCAGAGGCGGAGTTCATCCCCCTGAAAATAAAATACAAACAGAACATTTACCAATTGAAAAATTGGAATCTCCAGATGAAATTTTTGTTCCTCTTTTACAACATATAGGGGCTCCTTTAAATCCTCTTGTAAATGTAGGAGATAGAGTTTTAAAAGGTCAAAAAATTGGAGATGCAGAAGGTCTAGCAGTACCTGTTCATTCACCAGTGAGTGGAACTGTTACTAAGATTGAAAGTCGTATTTTTCCTTTAACAGGAAAGGTAATGACAATTTTCATTGAAAATGACAAAAAAGAAGAATGGGCAGAACTAAGTAAAATTGAAAATTGGGAAGAAGCAGACAAAAAAGCCTTACTTGATATTATTAGGGAAAAAGGTATTGTTGGTATAGGAGGAGCAACTTTCCCAACTCATGTAAAATTAAATCCTCCCCCTAACACAAAACTAGATAGTTTGATTTTGAATGGTGCAGAATGTGAACCTTATTTAAATTCGGACAATAGACTTATGTTAGAAAATCCAAAATCAATAGTTGAAGGAATTAAAATCATTAAAAAGATTTTAAATGTTCCTGATGTCTACGTAGGAATAGAAGATAATAAACCAGAAGCTATTGAATCTATGAGAAAAGCAACAGAAGGAACAGGAATAAATATTGTTCCATTGAAAACAAAATATCCACAAGGAGGAGAAAAACAGCTTATAAAATCAATTTTAAATAGACAAGTTCCATCAGGACAACTTCCATCAGCAGTTGGTGTTGTTGTACAAAATACAGGAACAGCAGCAGCAATCTATGAAGCAGTTGTAAATGGAAAACCTTTAATTGAAAAAGTTGTTACAGTATCTGGAAAGGCTATTAAAAATCCTAAAAATTTAAAGGTTGCAATAGGAACACCTTTCTCATATATTTTAGATCATTGTGGAATAAACAGAGAAGAAATGGCAAGATTGGTTATGGGAGGTCCTATGATGGGACTTGCTCAAATGACAGAAGATGCCACTGTAATAAAAGGTACATCAGGGCTTTTAGCTCTAACTAATGAGGAAATGAGACCATACAAAACAAAGTCTTGTATAAGCTGTTCTAAGTGTGTTTCTGCATGTCCTATGGGGCTTGCACCACTTATGTTTGATAGATTAGCAGCAGCAAAAGAGTACGAAGCAATGGCAGGACACAATCTAATGGATTGTATAGAATGTGGTTCTTGTGCTTATATCTGTCCTGCTAATAGACCTTTGGCTGAGGCTATTAAAACAGGAAAAGCTAAATTAAGAGCTAAAAAAAAGTAG